The stretch of DNA TTGCCAGGAAGCAAGAATTGTGTTAGGCTCTGTAGCTCCAACTGTCGTTAGGGCAAAAACAGCAGAAAGCCTGATTTTGAGTAATAGGCTTGAATCCAAGGTAATCGAAAAGGCTGCACAAGCTGCTGCTCAAGAGGTAAGACCTATAACTGATATTCGTTCTACAGAGGAATACAGAAAACAAATGGTTGCCGTATTGGTAAGGCGAGCCTTGGAAAAATGTTGTAAAAACTCCGGAGAGGTGAATACAGTATGAAAAAGGAACTGGCGACGTTTATCGTTAATGGAGTGTCACATGACGTGGTTATAACCTCGAACATGACACTTGTTGAGTTGTTGCGTGATGAACTGAATCTAACCGGTGCGCGAGAGAGTTGTGGAGATGGCGATTGCGGGTGTTGCACAGTGTTGATTGACGGCAAACCAACTCTGGCATGCCTTACACTGGCCGTAACCGTAAAAAGGAAAAACATTTTGACCATTGAGGGATTGGCAGAAGGTGAGAATTTACATCCTCTTCAAAAGTCGTTTGTAGAGCACGGTGCTCTCCAGTGTGGGTACTGTACTCCTGGAATGATACTTTCCGCCAAATTTCTCTTGGATGAAAATCCAAATCCAAAAAGGGAAGAAGTCAAAAAAGGGTTGGGTGGAAATTTGTGCCGGTGTACCGGCTATAACAAGATTATTAAGGCGGTGTTGTCAGTCGGGGGAGGGGGTAAATGAAATGGGTCAGAAGTTATCCGTTGTCGGTAAAAGTTTACCATTAAAAGAAGCGTGGGATAAGGTAACCGGTAAAGCACAATACAGTACTACTATGAATTTACCCGGTATGTTGGTCGGTAAGATTTTAAGGAGTCCTCACGCTCATGCACGAATAGTTAGTATTGACATAAGTAAAGCCAGAGCGCTACCCGGTGTCAAGGCAGTTGTCACTGCTAATGATTTCCCAAAGAAATTATTTACGGTTAATGTGATGCATTGGCAGTTGGATGGGGGCGAACTGATGGACATGTACCTCTTTGCCGATGTTGCTCGTTACATTGGTGATCCAATAGCTGCAGTGGCTGCCGTGAACGAGGAAATTGCAAAAGAAGCACTGGCACTCATTCACGTGGAATATGAAGTTTTGCCGGCTGTTTTCACGGTGGAGGATGCGGTAAAAGAGGGCGCGCCTCAGATACGCGATAACGCTGCAGGTAATATAGTCGTGCCACCTATGTCAGTATTTCCCACAGGTGATATGGAACAGGGGTTTAAAGAGGCGGACGTGGTCGTCGAGGGAACCTATACCACCTCTAAAGCAATACAGGCCGGGATGGAGAATGCGTGCAGTATTGCAAGCTATAACTCCGGTACGGGGAGGTTGACAGTGTGGAGTCAGACTCAGCTCCCTCATATGGCTAGGAGGATGATTGCTCATTTATTCGATATGGACGAAGGTAGGGTCAGAATTATACAGCCCTATGCCGGTAATGGGTTTGGAGCAGGAACGGATTTAAATTGCGAACCGCAATGTTGTGCGCTGGCAATAAAGGCATGTGCACCAGTGAAAATCATGTACGACCGAGCGGAAGACTTTTCCAACCGGCTCACCCGCGAACACATATGTAAAATTGAAATGAAGATTGGCGCTAAGCAAGATGGTACACCAACCGCATTGAAAGCCAAGTACACAGGTGATGCAGGAGCCTATATGGCGAAAACAGCTTCTGGTGCGGGCGTTGCCCTTGCTTCCAATATTACCTGCTATGAGATACCAAATATATACCAGGAAATAGAGGTAGTGTATACCAACCACGTGGCGTGTGGAGCGTTTAGAGGATTTGGCGGCATGCAGTCGACTTTTGTGCGCGAAACATTAGTGGATGAAATTTGCCAAAAAGTTGGGATGGATCCGGTAGAATTCAGGATGAAATTTCACAGGAAGGTCGGTGGTCTGGGGTGGTTTCCAGGGACCAAGATCACCAGTTGCGCGCTTGATAAGTGTTTAGAGATAGGAGCAGAGAAAATAGGTTGGAAGGAAAAGAGGGCCAGAAAGAAGGAAGGGATTCGAAGAAAAGGTGTAGGTGTTGCGTGTATGGGTTGGTTGAGCGGTGCCCAGCCAATGCTTTTGGAGCTTTCAAATGCCCTTCTAAAGTTTAATGAAGACGGCTCATGCAATATGATTGTAACTCCAGGGAATATAGGACAGGGATGTTTGGGTTCATTGTCCCAAATCGCAGCCGAAGTACTAGGATTAAATTATGAGGATATTCATCCGATATCCTATGACACCGACTTAACCGAGTGGTCCGTTGGAACTCATGCCTCCCGGGGGCTTTATTGTTTGGGACTCGCGGTGAAAAAGGCCGCCGAAAACGCCAGGGAACAGTTTCTTAGAAGGGCTGCTAATATTTTAAAGGTAGCTCCTGTTGAACTCGCAATGGGTGGTAAAAGAATTTATGTTGCCGCAGATCCACAAAAGGGGATTTCAGTGGCAGACGTGGCCAAGGATGCCATTTATAACTATAGTGGAAACAGCGAACAGATCACTGCCCGTGCCAGTATTACGCCCACTGCTTTTGCGCCTCCCTGGCAGGCGGGCTTTGTAGACCTTGAGGTTGACATGGAGACCGGGCAAGTATCGATAATCAAATGGATAACGGTTCACGATATTGGAAAAGCGATCAATCCAATGACAGTTGAAGGCCAGCTCGACGGAGGAACCGGTCAAGGTATAGGGTTTGCGCTGTATGAGGACACCATTATTAGTACCGAAAACGGGAAAATGGTAGCGGACGGGTTTGACAAGTACAAGATCCCGTCCATCCTGGATATGCCGGATAACGAGTCCTTGCTGGTGGAAGAGGAAGACCCCACAGGCCCGTTTGGGGCAAAAAGCGTGGGTGAGTCGGGGATCTTCCTGCAAGCGCCTGCCATAGCTAATGCTATCTACGATGCTGTAGGTGTAAGAATTAGGGATGTTCCAATAACACCGGAAAGAATTATGAGTGCATTAAAAGCGAAAGGTCAATGATTTGGACTCCATTCCATGAGGATAGGGGTATAACAATAGGGGTATAACATTAGATAAAAAAAATAAACCAGACTTTAATTATTAGTCATTTTTGTCAAAAATTGCAAAGGCTTAATGGATGGTTTGACAGATTTGACACACAGCAATTCATTTCGCGTAAGGATTAAGTAACTTAGTATTAAAAAACCACTACTCAACCCTGAATTTTGGACTTTCGCACTTAGTTTTTGAAGTGGTACATGATTTGCTACAAAATAAAATTAAATCATTAATATTTAAACATTGGTTGATAGGTTATTAATTATCGTTCAAGGAGGTCAAAGCCATGGGATACCAGTTACGCGGTAAAACATTTGACGAATTTAGTATAGGTGAAGAATACTACACCGCCTCACGAACCATCACCGAATCAGACGTAGCAACATTTGCCGGCTTATCAGGTGACTACAACCCCCTGCATACCGACGAAACCTTTATGCAAAACAGCCCGTTTGGTACTCGTATCGCCCACGGAGCATTAATCCTTTCCGTGGCCACCGGATTGGCTAATCAACTAGGCATATTTGAAGGAACCACCATAGCAGTACTGGAAATGACCACCCGATTTACCGGTGCCGTAAAATTTGGCGATACCATCCGGCTAGTACAAAAAATAGCCGAGAAAAAAGAAAGCAAAAAAGCCGACCGGGGCGTAGTAAATGTAGCCATAAAAGTGCTAAACCAGCGTGACGAATCAGTGCTTGAAGGAACCTGGGTAATCATGCTCACACGTAAACAATGATCAATATTAAATTTTAAAAAAGAAAGGAAGTAAAAACTTATGCGATTAAAAGATAAAGTAGCCCTAATCACAGGAGCGGGAAGCGGCATTGGAGAAGCCACCGCCCGGCGATTCATTGCCGAAGGGGCATTAGTAGCACTAAACGACGTAAACACCGAAGGAATAACCCGTGTAAGCCGTGAACTAGCGGCTCAGGGTGCACGCGTAATAGTAGTAGAAGGAAACGTAACCAGCAAAAGCGATGTGGAACAAATGGTAGAAAACACTCTTAAAGAATATAAGCGCATCGACATTCTCATCAACAACGCCGGCATCAACAAAGACGCCCTGACCAAAAAAATGACCGAAGAGCAATGGGACAGCGTCATAGACGTCAACCTCAAAGGCACCTTCTTATGCTGCCAGGCCGTATTTGGTCCTATGAGTGAACAGAAATACGGCAAAATCAACAACACTGCCTCCATTGGCGCCTACGGTAACATCGGCCAGGCCAACTACGCAGCCAGCAAAGCAGGAGTAGTAGGCATGAGCTGGGCACTGGCGTTGGAATACGCCCGCTACAACATCAACGTCAACGTAGTCGCCCCGGGAGCCACCAATACCCCCATGACCGCCGGTATGCCTGACAAAGTACGCGACATGATCATCAATAGCATTCCGTTAAAACGCATGGCCGACCCAGCAGAAATTACCAACGCCCACCTCTTTCTAGCCAGTGATGAAGCCAACTACATTACCGGCCAGGTAATCTTTGTTGATGGCGGTATAACTATAGGCATATAAAAATTACTTTTATCGATACAATCGCGGAGGTGTAAACAAATGACCAATGTTGTCGTCATATCCGCCGGCGTAGCCAAATTCGGCAATCGCGAAGCATCATACCGGGATCTTATTACCGAAGCCGGTCATGCCTGCTTTAACGCCACCGGTGGGGCCATCAAACCCAAAGACATAGACGGATTCATCGCCTGCAGCGTAATGCCCGAACGAACAGCGGTACAAAGCCACATAGCATCACTAGCCGAAGAATGTTTGGGCATTAACCCCAGCACCATGTCCCTGCGTTTGGAACATATGTGCCAGAGCGGCAATGCCGGCATCCGCACAGCCTACGCCTACATCAAAGCCGGACTGTGCAAAATGGTCATGGTAGTAGGAGCAGAGAAACTCCAGGTACCCGTACCGGAAGAAATATTTCTAAACATGAGCACCGGGCTGGATCGTGAATGGGAAGCCTGCCAGGGAGTAACCGCACCCATCATGTTTGCTATGTGCGCACGGACACACATGCGCAAATACGGTACCACCAGAGAGCAAATGGCCAAAGTCGCCGTAAAAAACCATGCCCATGCCGCCAAAAACCCTTACGCCCAATTTCAAAAAGGCGTATCGCTGGAACAGGTACTCACCGCCAAAAGAATCACCACCCCCTTTGGCCTGTACGACTGCTCACCCATCAGTGACGGCGCGGCGGCAGTCATCATCACCAGTGCCGAGCGAGCCAAAGACTATACCGACAAACCCGTATACATTATCGGCACCGGCCAATCCGTACACGGACTTACCTTTTCCAACCATTACACAGACCTGTCCCACTGGCCGCCGTTAAAACAAGCGGCTGAGAGCGCCTACAAAATGGCCCAAATTAAACCAGCCGACATAGACGTAGCCGAAATACACGACTGCTTCACCATAGCAGAAATCATCACCACCGAAGAACTGGGTTTTTGCGCCAAAGGCGAAGGCGGCCCGTTTATAGAAGCCGGGCAAAGCGACTACGGCGGCCAGGTAGTCGTTAACCCCCGGGGAGGGCTGCTGGGTTGTGGCCACCCCCTGGGAGCCACCGGCGTAGCGCAAACAGCAGAAATATTCTGGCAGCTGCGGGGTGAAGCCGGAGAACGACAAGTAAACAACGCCAGAATCGGGTTAACCCACAACAACTCAGGGCCTACAGAACACCTGGTCAACATCTTCTCCACGGAGGTGGTCTAATGACAACCAACTATGTAGCGACCATAGACCCGTTCCCCCACCAAAGCCCAAAACTAACCAAAATGTACCCGTTTTATGACCACCTCAGAAAAGGCCGGCTGGTTACTACCCAGTGCCGGGAATGTCGGCATACCACCTGGCCGCCTAAAACAATATGCCCCGCTTGCGCTTCGGCCGGGGTAGAATGGGTCGATCTGCCGGAAGAAGGCACCGTAATCGAATACACCATAGCCGAAAGAGGCATTCCTGCCGGCTTTTCCATACCCACCATATTCGTACTGGTACAAATAGGGCCGGTAAGAATTCTCTCACGGCTGATTGATGCCGATCCCGACCAGGTAGAAACAGGCATTTCGGTAAAGCCGGCCGTAGTGCAAGTGCCCGGTACACCCTATGATCCGGAGCGTTTCTTACCGGTATTCAAGCTAAAAACAAAATAAGCCGGTGGTTAAATAACCGGGCAATAGCTGTTTAGATAGGAGAGATAAACATGGATCCCAGGATAAATGAAGAACAGCTCATGATGATGCGCAACGTGCGCAAGATAATGGAAGAAAAAGTAGCACCCCGGGCAGCGGAAATAGATGAAAAAGCGGTATTCCCCAGAGATGTGCACCAACTGTTCAGTGAAAACGAAATATACTCTTTGGTAGTACCTCCTGAATACGGAGGTTTAGACGGCCAATTACTCACCCTGTGCATTTGCATATCGGAAATATCCAGGGTATGCGCCTCTTCGTCCATGGTACTGGGCAACCAGTCCCTTGGTGCAGCCCCCATAGCATTACGGGGGAATGAACAGCAAAAAAGTCGCTATTTGCCCAAAACAGCCACCGGGGAATTGCTACCCTGCTTTGCCCTGACCGAACCCAACGCCGGGTCCGATGTTAGCTCAATGCAAACCAGAGCGGTACCGGACGGCGATGATTACATTATAAGTGGTAACAAGTGCTTTATTACCCACGCGGAAGTGGGAGATCCATTTACCGTATTTGCCAAGGTAAGAGTAAATGGCAAAGACAAAATAACTGCATTTATAGTAGACCGCGACACCCCCGGTTTAAGTTTTGGTAAGAATGAAAATAAAATGGGGTTGCGGGGCTCTCCTACCGGAACGGTAATTCTGGAAAATGTTAGAGTTCCTAAAGAAAATATACTGGGCAATATCGGAGACGGCTTTCGTATTGCCTTTGATTCACTGGACAAAGGGCGGATCATGACCGGCGCTATGGCCATCGGGCTGGCACAGGGCGCCCTGGAATGCGCCCGGGACTACGCCAAAACCCGGGTGCAGTTTGGCAAACTAATTGGCGAGCAGCAGGGCATTCAATTCATGCTAGCCGACATGGAAACAAGCATCCAGGCGGCACGCAGCCTGATGTTAACCGCGGCATACAAGTATGACAATAAAGAAGCGGATATGGTCAGGTTTTCAGCGATGAGCAAGCTGTTTGCAACCGATATGGTCATGAATGTAACTACCAATGCGGTACAGATTCTTGGCGGCTACGGATATTGCCGTGAGTATCCGGTGGAGCGGATGATGCGTGATGCCAAAGTATTTGCAATTTTTGAGGGAACCAACCAGATTCAGCGCATTGTTATCGCCAGGGATTTAATGAAAGATTAGATGGGCGTGCTAAAAATTAACTACCTTAAAAATAGTTATTCTGGCGCCACCCTGGCCGAATTTACACCTAACATTGCTATAAAAACAACCGCCTGCTTAGCTGATGGAGAAAATGCTATAAAAGGTATTATGCAAATATGGTTAAAAAAACGCTTCTAAAATCAAACAATTAAACCTGCTGCCCGTACCAAATTGTTTATTAATATGCAGACAATCACACCCACGGCGGTAGGTATCAAGGCAGCCAGTAATGTCCAGCGCCAGCTGTGTTGTTCCCTTTGAATGGTGAATAGCGTGGTGCCGCACGGCCAATGGCAAAGGGAGAATGTCATGGTGCACAGAGCCGTCAGCCAGGTCCACCCGTGCTGATCTACCAGCAGATGGCGCAGGTCGGCCAGGCTGGACAGCTCTGTCATGGCACCGCCGCAAACATAGCTCATGATCAGGATGGGTAACACAATTTCATTGGCCGGCAGGCCCAGTATAAAGGCCAGTAATATGAAACCATCCAAACCCATAAGCCTGGCCAGGGGATCCATCCAGCCGGCTATGATGGATAATAGAGTGGCGCTGCCGATAGTGGTGTTGGCCAGTATCCAGATTAAACCACCGGCTGGAGCCGCGATTATCACGGCCCGGCTCAGTACAAACAAGGTGCGGTCCAGTACCGAGCGAATGAGCACCTGGCCCACCAGTGGCTTTCTATAAGGCGGCAGTTCCAGAGTAAATGATGACGGTTTACCCCGCAATATGGTTTTGGACAGCAGCCATGATATCGATAGCGTAACGGCAATACCAAAGACAACCAATCCGGCTACGGCCATTGTAGCCACTGCGCTGCTCAATGATAAAGACACTGAACCGGCTATAAATATGCTCACCAGGGCAATTAATGTGGGAAACCTTCCGTTGCAGGGCACAAAATTGTTAGTTAGCGTGGCAATCAGCCGCTCCCGGGGTGACTCAATAATGCGGCAGGCAATAATGCCCGCGGCATTGCACCCAAAGCCCATGCTCATGGTCAGTGCCTGTTTGCCGTGGGCCCCGGCCTTTTTGAAAAAACGGTCCAAGTTAAAGGCCACCCGGGGCAAATAGCCGAGATCTTCTAGTAGAGTGAACAGGGGAAAGAAAATGGCCATTGGCGGCAGCATGACTGCTATAACCCAGGCCAGGCTCCGGTAGACTCCCAAAACCAAAAAACCGTGCAGCCAATCCGGGGCGTTAAGGACCATAAATAAGTCTGTCAGCCGGGCCTCAATCCAAAAGAGCCCCGTGGCCAGCAAGCCCGACGGTATATTGGCACCGGCAATAGTTATCCAAAATACTACCGCCAGTACGCCGAACATGATGGGAAAGCCCCATACCGGGGATGTTATTATGTTATCAATTTGGCGGTCAAAGTCACGTCGGCTGGTGGAGGTGTGGCTGACTACGTCACCAGCAATTTGCTCAGCGGTACGGTAAATACTGGTTACAATACTGTCCCTGAATTGGCTCTGGCGCGGGCTGGTGAATTTTTGGGCTTCCTCCAGCAGCGGTGCTAAAGTTTTTTGCGCCATCAGGCCAATCCCTCCTGTGCCAAGGGCACGGCCGCTGCTGTTTCCCTGGCGTTTAAATAATTTTCTATGGTCCGTACCAGCCTGGTATCACAGTCAAGCAGGCGTAGGGTCAGCCAGCGGGAGTTGATATCCTCGCCTACTAAGGCCCGAACCCGGGGCTCCAGCTGGGCGATGGCTTCCTCTACTTCCTTGCTGTAGCGCACAGGCTGCGGTTTCGGCAGTATGCGTCCCATTGCCACATCGTCAACCAGATCCATCAACCGAGACAAGCCTTCACCACTTCTGGCGGCGGTGGCGACAACGGGTACCCCCAGCCGATCGCTTAGTTTGGCAGTATTTAGCTGTATTTTTTTGCGCCTGGCCTCGTCAATTAGATTTACACAAACGATTACCTTGTCGGTGATTTCCATGACCTGCAGGGCCAGGTTCAGGTTGCGTTCCAGGCAGGTGGCGTCTACCACCACAATGGTGGCATCGGGCCTGGCAAAACAGATGAAATCCCGAGCCACTTCTTCGTCGGCTGAATTGGCCAGCAGTGAATAGGTGCCCGGCAGGTCGATTAGTCTATACCGGCGCGATTTGTGTATATAAGTGCCTTCAGCCCGCTGAACCGTTTTACCCGGCCAGTTGCCGGTATGTTGCCGTAAACCCGTTAAAGCATTAAACACAGTGCTTTTACCCGTATTGGGATTACCCGCTAACGCGATTACGTAATCACAGTTATCTGTATTTGCATTAAATATCTCCCGGGTGGTTAACTGTCCGGTTGATTGGTAGGTAAGGCCCATTTCTTCAGTTCCTTTCATAAAAATATGGCTTAAGGGAGTTATGCTGCTGAGTTAGTGTTATATTAATCAATGGAAAAGTATTCTAAGTAGTGGGTGGTCTATCCAGTAAGCAGGTAAAACAGCTATTCCCAGGGACTTACAAGTACTTTTCCGGCCACTTCCCGGCGCAGCGCAATCACTGTGCCCCTAATATTAAAGGCAATGGGATCGCCCACCGGGCTGCGCCTGATAACTTCCACTTTTGTACCCGGTACCAGGCCCAGATCCAGCAGTCTTCGCCGGGTTAAACCTTCGGCTACAACTTCTGTAACCAGTGCGAAAGATCCATTGCTCAAGCAATTAAGTGTGGTAATATTACTCACGCGCTACCCCTCCGAACTTTATGGTGTTTTAGTTTGTTAAATGTATCTAACAAATCCTGTATAATTATATGTGACTCTTGCTTAAGGTGTTACTGTTCCGGCGTGTCAAAACGTGGCAAGGGATATATAAAATGCCCGGCTGGGAGTAGCCGGGCGGATGGCGGTAAAAACACAGATACCGCAACTTATTTGTGTTTAGCTTGCCGTGATTATCTATTATGGCTTAACAAAGTCCCTGTCTCGCCTATCATTCCTGACAGCCGGACAACTGGCTGTGACTGGACTAACTAATCGTGCCGTGGGTGGCGATAGCCCTATCAATCCTGGTAGCCGTCTACCAGACCCATCCCTTGTTCTTTTCTTTGCCGAAAATGTTTTAAATATTGTTTGGTGCATTCACTATTATGCTCAAAAAAATCAACCAGACTTTCAATGGCCCAAATGGTGGGCATTGATAAATAGTGCTCCATTGCCTCGGCCTCTGCTTTGATATCGCAGCTGGAATTAATCACCCGCAAAAATTTTTGCAGTATACTATTCCTTTCCACGAGAAATTGGCCTAATTTACGCCCTTTATCTGTTAAAACCAGCTCTCTGTATTTTTTGTATACTAAATAGTTCTCACTGCTTAATTTCCTAATTGCATTGTTTACCGAGGGCATGGTTACATCAAGGCAGGCGGCTATGTCACTGACGCGCACCACGTCATTATTTAAAGAAAAACGATATATTTCCTCCAGGTAATCTTCCAGGCTAGGTGACAACAAGTTTTTTACCTCCTTTAATGTACCCACACCGGCTACCTGCCCCATACGGTCCAAACTGCGATGGCCGGGCAGCCAGACCCAACTTATATTAGACTAAGTCTTTGGTAAACTTTATTAATTCAAAGGTAAAAAAATGTCTGCCCATTGATTATTTATCGCATATTTAATTTTGTCATATTTTCACACAAACTAATTGTTTAATATATGAAGCTGTCCAGCTTGATAAAATGTGATAAAATAAATGTGGTTTTTGAAATCAAGCGAGAAGAATAGCAGGTTGGCAGGATAAAAATTTTTATTTTCTGGATAGATAATAGCCTTCGGTTAATTAGCCGGGGGTTTATTTTTTATCAACAAGGAAATTGGGATTACCTGGTTTTTGCCGGCACCATCATACCTGGGGTATCATTTTTATCTGCAGACCGGGCTTGTTAGTAATGCATAAAAAATTGACGGCACTGTTGCCATATGAGCACAACCGGGTTATGATACCGTGCATAGAGAGTAGTTGTATTATTGGCCGCATTAGTGATATTTAGGAGAGATGCTGCTTGGCTAAAATTTTAGTGGTAGACGATGAACGATTGCTGGTCAAGGGACTGAAGCGCAGTCTGGAAAACGAGGGCTATGAGGTGGCAGTGGCCTATGATGGTGCCGAGGCGCTATCTCTGGTGCGCCGTATGACATTAGATTTGGTGTTGCTGGATATTATGCTGCCCCAGGTGGATGGGCTGGAGGTATGCCGGCGTATCCGTCAGTTCAGCAATGTGCCCATTATTATGCTGACCGCCCGGGGAGATGCCGTGGACAAAATTGTCGGGCTTGAACTTGGTGCCGATGATTATTTAGCCAAGCCCTTTAATACCCGGGAATTAATAGCCCGCATCAGAGCCATACTGCGCCGGGTGCCCTCCGCCCGGGGTGGGTCAGGCGGCGGCCGGAGTCCATGTGGTTTGGATGAACCAGGACAAGCCAGTGACCGGGAAAAACCCGGTAGGGGGTCAGCCAGTACAGGAGTTCAACTGGACGATGGACTGACTGGTGGTGCGGGAACCTGGGGGCGCCCTGTCGCGCCCGATAGTTTA from Desulfoscipio gibsoniae DSM 7213 encodes:
- a CDS encoding (2Fe-2S)-binding protein, coding for MKKELATFIVNGVSHDVVITSNMTLVELLRDELNLTGARESCGDGDCGCCTVLIDGKPTLACLTLAVTVKRKNILTIEGLAEGENLHPLQKSFVEHGALQCGYCTPGMILSAKFLLDENPNPKREEVKKGLGGNLCRCTGYNKIIKAVLSVGGGGK
- a CDS encoding xanthine dehydrogenase family protein molybdopterin-binding subunit produces the protein MGQKLSVVGKSLPLKEAWDKVTGKAQYSTTMNLPGMLVGKILRSPHAHARIVSIDISKARALPGVKAVVTANDFPKKLFTVNVMHWQLDGGELMDMYLFADVARYIGDPIAAVAAVNEEIAKEALALIHVEYEVLPAVFTVEDAVKEGAPQIRDNAAGNIVVPPMSVFPTGDMEQGFKEADVVVEGTYTTSKAIQAGMENACSIASYNSGTGRLTVWSQTQLPHMARRMIAHLFDMDEGRVRIIQPYAGNGFGAGTDLNCEPQCCALAIKACAPVKIMYDRAEDFSNRLTREHICKIEMKIGAKQDGTPTALKAKYTGDAGAYMAKTASGAGVALASNITCYEIPNIYQEIEVVYTNHVACGAFRGFGGMQSTFVRETLVDEICQKVGMDPVEFRMKFHRKVGGLGWFPGTKITSCALDKCLEIGAEKIGWKEKRARKKEGIRRKGVGVACMGWLSGAQPMLLELSNALLKFNEDGSCNMIVTPGNIGQGCLGSLSQIAAEVLGLNYEDIHPISYDTDLTEWSVGTHASRGLYCLGLAVKKAAENAREQFLRRAANILKVAPVELAMGGKRIYVAADPQKGISVADVAKDAIYNYSGNSEQITARASITPTAFAPPWQAGFVDLEVDMETGQVSIIKWITVHDIGKAINPMTVEGQLDGGTGQGIGFALYEDTIISTENGKMVADGFDKYKIPSILDMPDNESLLVEEEDPTGPFGAKSVGESGIFLQAPAIANAIYDAVGVRIRDVPITPERIMSALKAKGQ
- the fabG gene encoding 3-oxoacyl-ACP reductase FabG, which translates into the protein MRLKDKVALITGAGSGIGEATARRFIAEGALVALNDVNTEGITRVSRELAAQGARVIVVEGNVTSKSDVEQMVENTLKEYKRIDILINNAGINKDALTKKMTEEQWDSVIDVNLKGTFLCCQAVFGPMSEQKYGKINNTASIGAYGNIGQANYAASKAGVVGMSWALALEYARYNINVNVVAPGATNTPMTAGMPDKVRDMIINSIPLKRMADPAEITNAHLFLASDEANYITGQVIFVDGGITIGI
- a CDS encoding FeoA family protein; protein product: MSNITTLNCLSNGSFALVTEVVAEGLTRRRLLDLGLVPGTKVEVIRRSPVGDPIAFNIRGTVIALRREVAGKVLVSPWE
- a CDS encoding metal-dependent transcriptional regulator, producing the protein MLSPSLEDYLEEIYRFSLNNDVVRVSDIAACLDVTMPSVNNAIRKLSSENYLVYKKYRELVLTDKGRKLGQFLVERNSILQKFLRVINSSCDIKAEAEAMEHYLSMPTIWAIESLVDFFEHNSECTKQYLKHFRQRKEQGMGLVDGYQD
- a CDS encoding thiolase C-terminal domain-containing protein, whose amino-acid sequence is MTNVVVISAGVAKFGNREASYRDLITEAGHACFNATGGAIKPKDIDGFIACSVMPERTAVQSHIASLAEECLGINPSTMSLRLEHMCQSGNAGIRTAYAYIKAGLCKMVMVVGAEKLQVPVPEEIFLNMSTGLDREWEACQGVTAPIMFAMCARTHMRKYGTTREQMAKVAVKNHAHAAKNPYAQFQKGVSLEQVLTAKRITTPFGLYDCSPISDGAAAVIITSAERAKDYTDKPVYIIGTGQSVHGLTFSNHYTDLSHWPPLKQAAESAYKMAQIKPADIDVAEIHDCFTIAEIITTEELGFCAKGEGGPFIEAGQSDYGGQVVVNPRGGLLGCGHPLGATGVAQTAEIFWQLRGEAGERQVNNARIGLTHNNSGPTEHLVNIFSTEVV
- a CDS encoding acyl-CoA dehydrogenase family protein; the protein is MDPRINEEQLMMMRNVRKIMEEKVAPRAAEIDEKAVFPRDVHQLFSENEIYSLVVPPEYGGLDGQLLTLCICISEISRVCASSSMVLGNQSLGAAPIALRGNEQQKSRYLPKTATGELLPCFALTEPNAGSDVSSMQTRAVPDGDDYIISGNKCFITHAEVGDPFTVFAKVRVNGKDKITAFIVDRDTPGLSFGKNENKMGLRGSPTGTVILENVRVPKENILGNIGDGFRIAFDSLDKGRIMTGAMAIGLAQGALECARDYAKTRVQFGKLIGEQQGIQFMLADMETSIQAARSLMLTAAYKYDNKEADMVRFSAMSKLFATDMVMNVTTNAVQILGGYGYCREYPVERMMRDAKVFAIFEGTNQIQRIVIARDLMKD
- a CDS encoding Zn-ribbon domain-containing OB-fold protein, producing MTTNYVATIDPFPHQSPKLTKMYPFYDHLRKGRLVTTQCRECRHTTWPPKTICPACASAGVEWVDLPEEGTVIEYTIAERGIPAGFSIPTIFVLVQIGPVRILSRLIDADPDQVETGISVKPAVVQVPGTPYDPERFLPVFKLKTK
- a CDS encoding FeoB small GTPase domain-containing protein, producing the protein MKGTEEMGLTYQSTGQLTTREIFNANTDNCDYVIALAGNPNTGKSTVFNALTGLRQHTGNWPGKTVQRAEGTYIHKSRRYRLIDLPGTYSLLANSADEEVARDFICFARPDATIVVVDATCLERNLNLALQVMEITDKVIVCVNLIDEARRKKIQLNTAKLSDRLGVPVVATAARSGEGLSRLMDLVDDVAMGRILPKPQPVRYSKEVEEAIAQLEPRVRALVGEDINSRWLTLRLLDCDTRLVRTIENYLNARETAAAVPLAQEGLA
- a CDS encoding MaoC/PaaZ C-terminal domain-containing protein gives rise to the protein MGYQLRGKTFDEFSIGEEYYTASRTITESDVATFAGLSGDYNPLHTDETFMQNSPFGTRIAHGALILSVATGLANQLGIFEGTTIAVLEMTTRFTGAVKFGDTIRLVQKIAEKKESKKADRGVVNVAIKVLNQRDESVLEGTWVIMLTRKQ
- a CDS encoding nucleoside recognition domain-containing protein yields the protein MAQKTLAPLLEEAQKFTSPRQSQFRDSIVTSIYRTAEQIAGDVVSHTSTSRRDFDRQIDNIITSPVWGFPIMFGVLAVVFWITIAGANIPSGLLATGLFWIEARLTDLFMVLNAPDWLHGFLVLGVYRSLAWVIAVMLPPMAIFFPLFTLLEDLGYLPRVAFNLDRFFKKAGAHGKQALTMSMGFGCNAAGIIACRIIESPRERLIATLTNNFVPCNGRFPTLIALVSIFIAGSVSLSLSSAVATMAVAGLVVFGIAVTLSISWLLSKTILRGKPSSFTLELPPYRKPLVGQVLIRSVLDRTLFVLSRAVIIAAPAGGLIWILANTTIGSATLLSIIAGWMDPLARLMGLDGFILLAFILGLPANEIVLPILIMSYVCGGAMTELSSLADLRHLLVDQHGWTWLTALCTMTFSLCHWPCGTTLFTIQREQHSWRWTLLAALIPTAVGVIVCILINNLVRAAGLIV